The following DNA comes from Oncorhynchus masou masou isolate Uvic2021 chromosome 21, UVic_Omas_1.1, whole genome shotgun sequence.
ATTCAAACTCCACACCCTTTCTGGGTAAATCAACTAAAATTGTTTACTGCGCATTATGCTTCGAGCAAAGCATTTTCATCCACAAGCCATTCCACTTTAACTTTTTCGCATGACTTCTGAATAATTGCAATGTTGAAAGAGAAGGTGTTATCACAATGTTTAACTACGGTGGTGTTCAAACAGAACAACTGGCATTGATCAGAATATTTTGATAACTGGAATTGTGAGTCGTTACTGATTGTCCTGTTTGTGACAatcttgattattattattttacattattttgTTATTGATATTGTTAATGAATAATTTCCAAAGTACGCTTTGGCAATATCTACATTGTTAAGTCATGCTGATAAAGCAATATAAATTGAAATCTTCATGACAGAAATCTTTGTTGATCACCCGGAAGTACAGTAAAAACAACCACGGAGGAGGTGAGTATAACGCAGCTAGAAAAACTAATTTGACAAAAATGACAATATTTCCTGATACTGTTGACGTTTACATATATTCATGATTATGTCATTGTAAAAACAATTCCTACCAAAAAGAGAACCCATAGCCACGGATAATGGCTGCTATTGACCgtaagctagctagcaagctaacatgGTGTTGATGGTGGACTGTCTTGTCACTGAATGATAAGTGGTAAACAGTAATAACTGTGTTATTGGATACTAGCGCTAGTCATACTCTAACTCATCACAATAGTTTTCACATTATTCATTAATTAATTCAAAACAATCACAACACACCAGCCTTCAAAGCCCTACTAATGTTTGTTAAAAATCACGGACTGGGCCCACCCACCAAAAATAGTAAACCCTTGAGCTAACGTTAGGTGGATTCCATGATGGTGGAACCTGCTTGTATCATCTACCTCCTTGGACATAGTGCGAGGAACGTTCATTTGAAGCTTTACATCTTAGTTTACAATGTATCCGATGACCACAAAAACACATGTATTATTGTATGATAAAACACTTGTAGTTAAAACAGTTGTTCTTATCTAGCATATAGCTACTATACTTCATTTTCTAATTGCACCTTTAACCTCACAGTTGTGTctggtgtttttgtgtgtgtcaggTAAAGAAGATGGAGATAGACTACCAACCAGAGGACTCGCCTGTCTCCTTATTCGATGAAGACTGTATTGATCACGTGAAGGACATGAGGTTGGAAGCAGAGGCAGTGGTCAGCGATGTGTTATTCGCCGTGTCCGAAATGTATGTGTCCTCAAATTTGGACAGTGCTTTGGCTGTGGCCTACATCAATGTGGAAACAAGAGAGGGCAATCGCTATTGCCTTGAGCTCAATGAAGCTGGACTAAGGGTGAGGGATATCAACAGTATTTAATTTGTGCCATTATTTAATTTGTGCTGTTCAACTGTTATTCTGTGTAGACCTGCTGGTATATGATTGACACTCTATTTTTATCTTACAGGTGGTTGGCTACGCCTTTGACCAGGTGGATGAGAGCTTGAGCACCCAATACTTTGAGACTATTTATTCACTGCTGGATACCCTCAGCCCAGGCTACAGAGAAGCTTTTGGGAATGCCCTGCTTCAGCGATTGGAGAGGCTGCAGCAAAATGGACAATGAAAGACCAAATGGAGCTAATGATGTTGAAGTGAAACAAGGGTTGTAGGGACATCAATTGTACTATATGAATACAAACATAACAACCTTTCTCATCAGGTTATTGACCAGACA
Coding sequences within:
- the gskip gene encoding GSK3-beta interaction protein, whose protein sequence is MEIDYQPEDSPVSLFDEDCIDHVKDMRLEAEAVVSDVLFAVSEMYVSSNLDSALAVAYINVETREGNRYCLELNEAGLRVVGYAFDQVDESLSTQYFETIYSLLDTLSPGYREAFGNALLQRLERLQQNGQ